The Chitinophaga flava genome has a segment encoding these proteins:
- a CDS encoding DUF4348 domain-containing protein, with protein MQPFIYKFFIVACITGMLCILLFACNSSKETTTTVDSLAVAVPSVDSTRVVPVDTMITKPDTSHR; from the coding sequence ATGCAGCCTTTTATATACAAATTTTTTATCGTGGCCTGTATCACCGGAATGTTGTGTATTCTGCTCTTTGCCTGCAACAGCAGCAAAGAAACTACCACAACGGTAGATTCTCTGGCAGTGGCTGTACCAAGCGTGGATAGCACCCGTGTAGTGCCGGTAGACACCATGATCACCAAACCAGACACTTCCCATCGTTAA
- a CDS encoding MgtC/SapB family protein, giving the protein MKHVLQIIQEDQVLKVCIALLVGTILGLEREYKRKAAGMRTMTLICVSSAIFTILSAELGFPGSPDRVASNILTGVGFIGAGVIFKNEYTIDGITTAASIWIAAALGMAIGMSQYVLAATGLIGALIVLILMEFTEKSISEVNDKRYYIIFFHEDKLPQLNIEHILNTFGLKYKRMLIMRKGDQIEVNYTVRGNRSKMERLDDFLLQNEHISQFQVQLNPL; this is encoded by the coding sequence ATGAAACACGTCTTACAGATTATACAGGAAGACCAGGTATTAAAAGTTTGTATAGCCTTGCTGGTTGGCACCATCCTGGGGCTGGAACGGGAATACAAACGCAAGGCTGCAGGTATGCGTACTATGACGCTCATCTGTGTAAGCAGTGCTATCTTTACCATCCTATCTGCCGAACTGGGTTTCCCCGGCAGCCCGGATCGTGTGGCCTCCAATATCCTGACAGGCGTGGGTTTCATTGGTGCGGGTGTTATCTTCAAAAACGAATATACCATCGATGGCATCACCACGGCCGCTTCTATCTGGATAGCCGCCGCTCTGGGGATGGCAATTGGTATGAGCCAGTACGTACTGGCAGCCACCGGGCTCATTGGCGCATTGATTGTACTTATACTGATGGAGTTCACAGAAAAAAGTATCTCAGAAGTCAACGACAAACGTTACTACATTATCTTCTTCCATGAAGATAAACTTCCGCAGTTGAACATAGAACATATCCTCAACACTTTCGGACTGAAATATAAAAGGATGCTCATCATGCGTAAGGGAGACCAGATAGAAGTAAATTACACAGTCCGTGGAAATCGTAGCAAAATGGAACGATTAGATGATTTTTTGCTACAGAACGAACATATATCTCAATTTCAGGTACAACTAAATCCATTATAA
- a CDS encoding DUF763 domain-containing protein: MPSYADMPLHYGHVPVWLARRMSLLGGAIVEAIVTDYGKSEVIRRLSDPCWFQALGCVLGMDWHSSGITTSVMGALKKAVNPRSQELGIYICGGKGRFSRETPAELMRIAEKTGLPGEQLVHSSKLTAKVDNTAIQDGFQLYLHSFILSEDGEWAVVQQGMNDASSMARRYHWHSSAFSSYTEAPHTFIYGRNQGMILNLTDTAAASTKTGILQLLKEKPAQLLPEIRNLVMPTHHDVRAENVNLKRLGSVLALAHEVHPSDFESLLMLEGVGPRTLQSLTLVSEVIHGTPSRFEDPARFSFAHGGKDGHPFPVPTRIYDETIDTLRDALNKAKIGHTDKQDAIRKLSVLSQQLEKDFEPNANFDKVVAQERRDSWKYGGRTVFGKTSKPKDGDQLSLF, encoded by the coding sequence ATGCCTTCATATGCAGATATGCCTTTACATTACGGCCACGTGCCTGTCTGGCTGGCCAGGCGGATGTCGCTCCTGGGCGGCGCTATTGTAGAGGCGATAGTGACAGATTACGGTAAAAGTGAAGTAATAAGGCGACTCAGCGACCCATGCTGGTTTCAGGCCCTCGGCTGCGTACTGGGCATGGACTGGCACTCTTCCGGTATCACCACCAGTGTGATGGGCGCGCTGAAAAAAGCAGTCAATCCGCGCTCACAGGAACTCGGGATTTATATCTGTGGCGGTAAAGGACGTTTCAGCCGGGAAACACCCGCAGAACTGATGCGCATCGCTGAGAAAACAGGGCTGCCCGGTGAACAGCTGGTACATAGCAGCAAACTAACAGCTAAAGTAGATAATACAGCCATACAGGATGGCTTTCAGCTATACCTGCATTCTTTTATTCTTTCTGAAGATGGGGAATGGGCCGTAGTGCAACAAGGCATGAACGATGCCAGCAGCATGGCACGCCGCTACCACTGGCACTCTTCGGCGTTCAGCTCCTATACCGAAGCACCACATACCTTTATCTACGGCCGCAACCAGGGCATGATACTCAATCTTACCGATACGGCAGCAGCATCTACTAAAACAGGTATCCTCCAGCTGCTGAAGGAAAAGCCCGCCCAGCTGCTACCGGAAATACGCAACCTGGTAATGCCCACCCATCATGATGTACGAGCCGAAAACGTGAACCTTAAACGGTTAGGTAGTGTACTCGCCCTGGCTCATGAGGTACATCCTTCCGATTTCGAATCCCTGCTCATGCTGGAAGGCGTAGGCCCGCGGACCTTACAGTCGCTGACCCTGGTCAGTGAAGTCATCCACGGTACACCTTCCCGCTTTGAAGATCCGGCCCGCTTTTCTTTTGCCCATGGCGGCAAAGACGGCCACCCTTTCCCGGTACCCACACGCATATACGACGAAACCATCGATACACTCCGGGATGCACTCAACAAAGCCAAAATAGGACATACCGATAAACAGGACGCCATCCGGAAACTCTCTGTCCTCTCTCAACAACTGGAAAAGGACTTTGAACCCAATGCCAACTTCGATAAAGTGGTGGCACAGGAAAGACGGGATTCCTGGAAATATGGCGGCAGGACTGTGTTTGGGAAAACAAGCAAACCCAAAGACGGAGATCAGTTATCTTTATTCTGA